A genomic segment from Zygotorulaspora mrakii chromosome 1, complete sequence encodes:
- the APC5 gene encoding anaphase promoting complex subunit 5 (similar to Saccharomyces cerevisiae APC5 (YOR249C); ancestral locus Anc_8.689) → MNKGPKKVQKLVMKRIHLPSQLQIRSSLTPHDVSVLILIYYHCFTELVIPPKVFVKVISPSIPSLEINPILKKSLPNYASHKPLIPTLGPLIDYLLRLDERKIALKVISFLQSMESLDVFTQLLKVLNENCLVKTYRSQSSIGGASNRRITKTSFIGIYLVRCLTKYQIGDFKDKEALWESFSQYLSDFKQTSTWFSIETEVKEIEFDFMPKGNPRSEDREMISLFRQLSNDIYSSNASTLMIDNTYFQSILNWQIYDIAQKNGTVDPAVMDITKKLSSSDMTQFPALHIIRYLLAVQANCYQDALDALHNYFDYMLTQNEESCFHISLLCLATFHMCFHDCPAAIKAFEEATKIARENKDSATLNLIMIWVVDFIEIYPEYAKHFQVTVDQIVRYLKSCSDNENSLVFENAYRFESLLLMMDNSSSISYLESVMKYIVIALQRLQSGSNIAPAFKYSATLWNYLGFTSVSKVYQVASMSNLSSMDYDIRRAFDALEAANYDEVSSSLMKLKSPRLNNEQFKMLKLLEIKFYIAMKDYKTSMRKVNERLNESNECVSDARWKFQFQIQKCIIFLSSSLAMRSIPLLKDMINDSELSKNCFHTAQALLLLCQVLLSIGKAGECKKLLSSNLPTLLQFPQLEDKVVELFNVLTI, encoded by the coding sequence ATGAACAAGGGACCCAAAAAAGTGCAGAAATTGGTAATGAAGCGCATACATTTACCATCCCAATTGCAAATACGATCTTCACTTACACCTCATGATGTTTCCGTTTTGATACTAATATATTACCACTGCTTTACCGAATTGGTAATACCTCCAAAAGTATTCGTGAAAGTTATTTCACCTTCCATCCCATCACTAGAGATAAACCctatcttgaaaaaatctttgcCAAATTATGCTTCTCATAAGCCGCTTATACCCACTTTGGGACCTTTAATTGATTATCTTTTGAGGCTTGATGAGAGGAAAATCGCGCTTAAAGTCATATCCTTCTTACAGTCCATGGAGAGTTTAGACGTTTTCACtcaattgttgaaagtACTAAATGAGAATTGTTTGGTTAAGACTTACCGATCTCAGTCGAGCATTGGTGGTGCCTCTAATAGGAGGATAACCAAGACCAGCTTTATTGGAATATATTTGGTGAGATGTCTcacaaaatatcaaattggagatttcaaagacaagGAAGCGTTATGGGAATCTTTCTCCCAATACCTCTCCGACTTCAAACAGACTAGTACATGGTTCAGTATTGAAACAGAAGTGAAGGAAATAGAGTTTGATTTCATGCCCAAAGGAAATCCTCGGAGTGAGGATCGAGAAAtgatttcacttttcaGGCAGCTGTCAAATGACATCTACTCAAGTAATGCCTCTACCCTAATGATTGACAACACCTATTTTCAATCAATATTGAATTGGCAAATTTACGATATAGCGCAAAAGAATGGAACTGTGGATCCAGCGGTAATGGACATCACGAAAAAACTCTCTTCGAGTGATATGACGCAGTTTCCTGCCCTTCATATTATACGGTACTTGCTTGCAGTACAAGCCAATTGTTACCAAGATGCTTTGGACGCCCTTCATAATTATTTTGATTATATGTTGAcacaaaatgaagaaagttGTTTCCATATTTCTCTTCTTTGCTTGGCAACATTTCATATGTGCTTTCATGATTGCCCTGCAGCTATTAAAGCATTTGAAGAGGCAACAAAAATAGCCAGGGAAAATAAAGATTCAGCAACATTGAATCTTATCATGATATGGGTAGTGGATTTCATCGAAATCTACCCTGAGTATGCCAAGCATTTTCAAGTAACCGTTGATCAAATTGTGAGATATCTCAAATCATGCTCCGACAACGAGAATTCATTGGTTTTCGAGAATGCATACAGATTTGAGTCTTTACTTTTAATGATGGATAACAGTAGTTCGATTTCATATCTCGAATCAGTAATGAAATACATCGTGATTGCTCTTCAAAGGTTGCAATCCGGATCAAATATTGCACCAGCTTTTAAATACAGTGCAACTCTTTGGAATTACTTAGGGTTTACATCAGTTAGCAAAGTTTACCAGGTGGCATCGATGAGTAATTTAAGTTCAATGGATTACGATATTCGAAGAGCTTTCGATGCACTAGAAGCTGCGAATTATGATGAAGTATCTTCGTCCCTGATGAAGCTGAAGTCACCGAGGTTAAATAACGAACAGTTCAAGATGCTGAAACTATTGGAAATCAAATTCTATATAGCAATGAAGGACTATAAAACCAGCATGAGAAAGGTGAATGAAAGATTAAATGAGTCCAATGAGTGCGTAAGTGATGCAAGATGGAAATTCCagtttcaaattcaaaaatgcataatttttttgtcatcCAGTTTGGCAATGCGTTCAATTCCATTATTAAAAGACATGATAAATGATTCAGAATTAAGCAAAAATTGCTTTCATACAGCACAAGCATTGCTCTTACTTTGCCAAGTTTTACTAAGTATAGGTAAAGCCGGGGAATGCAAAAAACTTTTAAGTTCAAACTTACCTACTCTGCTCCAATTTCCCCAGCTGGAGGACAAAGTTGTAGAATTGTTCAATGTACTCACGATTTAG
- the CLP1 gene encoding cleavage polyadenylation factor subunit CLP1 (similar to Saccharomyces cerevisiae CLP1 (YOR250C); ancestral locus Anc_8.690): protein MEALPGLNDSTQLANTIEGDNELHELSIAQGFEWKIEVSNDAPLTVEVKSGIAEIFGTELATDKEYVFKNYKFSIYCVEDVVLSWRCSALNENNLSITANTTAKYVYNLHFALEKMRSSSFDGPRILVLGSQDSGKTALCRTLCSYAIKFKAYQPLYVNLNPTQAVFSPPGCVAAVPISAILDVQCSTWGQSMTSGATQLHSKQPIVKNFGLENISENKPLYFEMVDQLASNITDRLRNDSLVRRSGSIIDTSPLNELDEDFSDLEHIAKQFKINAAVILGEYQQDFLQRISQKLSQFIGVHLVNLPTLSGAIKLDDIYRRSLQRSAIREYFYGTDTTVLSPYAVGVDYQDIAAWKPKNFLENQDLDSDLSPTELSPVEIDPSNIQHALVAISYAPKRSPSADVIKAPLLGFALVTEVNEKRRKVRILVPVPGNLPSKALILTSYKYLE from the coding sequence ATGGAGGCTCTTCCCGGCTTAAATGATAGTACTCAACTGGCCAATACGATAGAAGGGGATAATGAGCTTCATGAACTCTCAATTGCACAAGGTTTTGAATGGAAAATTGAAGTCTCAAATGATGCACCACTAACTGTTGAAGTGAAATCAGGTATTGcagaaatatttggtaCCGAGTTGGCAACGGATAAGGAATATGTCTTCAAAAACTATAAATTCTCGATATATTGCGTTGAAGACGTGGTATTAAGCTGGAGATGTTCGGCACTCAATGAAAACAATCTCTCGATAACAGCCAATACGACAGCTAAATATGTCTATAATTTGCATTTCGCTTTGGAGAAAATGCGAAGTTCAAGTTTTGATGGTCCTCGAATCCTTGTCTTGGGATCCCAGGACTCTGGAAAGACTGCGTTATGCAGAACACTATGTTCATACGCGATAAAGTTCAAGGCGTATCAGCCACTATATGTGAATTTAAATCCCACCCAAGCAGTATTTTCACCACCTGGATGTGTGGCTGCTGTACCTATATCAGCAATTTTAGACGTTCAGTGCAGTACATGGGGCCAAAGTATGACCAGTGGTGCCACACAGCTCCATAGTAAGCAACCGatagtgaagaattttggTTTGGAAAACATATCAGAGAACAAGCCCctatattttgaaatggtAGATCAGTTGGCATCTAACATTACCGATAGATTGCGTAATGACTCACTAGTACGTAGATCAGGATCTATAATAGATACATCGCCCTTGAATGAGCTCGACGAAGATTTCAGTGACCTGGAACATATTGCAAAACAATTTAAAATTAATGCAGCGGTAATACTTGGTGAATATCAACAAGATTTTCTTCAGAGAATTTCCCAGAAACTGTCACAGTTCATTGGTGTTCATCTTGTAAATTTACCTACTCTAAGTGGCGCTATCAAATTAGATGATATATACAGGAGATCATTACAAAGAAGTGCGATACGGGAATACTTTTATGGAACAGATACAACGGTTTTAAGTCCATATGCTGTTGGAGTTGACTACCAAGATATTGCTGCTTGGAAacccaaaaattttcttgagAATCAAGATCTTGACTCCGATTTGTCACCAACCGAACTTTCACCTGTTGAGATAGATCCCAGCAACATACAGCATGCGCTAGTGGCAATCAGCTACGCGCCTAAAAGATCACCCTCAGCAGACGTGATCAAAGCTCCACTCCTCGGGTTTGCTTTAGTGACAGAAGTGAATGAAAAGAGACGTAAAGTGCGGATTCTTGTGCCGGTACCGGGGAATCTTCCCAGTAAAGCTCTTATACTAACATCATATAAGTACTTAGAGTAA
- the TUM1 gene encoding thiosulfate sulfurtransferase (similar to Saccharomyces cerevisiae YOR251C; ancestral locus Anc_8.691): MSLYKLLSPKAFVELLQKETVRRVIPVDSTWYLPNLKRDGKKEYLEVERIPNAVYFDIDRIKDTNSPYPHMAPTIEQFNKGMSELGITKDDVLVVYDRIGTFSAPRCAWTLSMFGHNPVFLLNNFNLYKKAGYPLDTAKKTTYSGYETTSYKAHINLCSENVVSYETILDLVQKGNLKKKYNVYDARSLGRFEGREPEPRPNFPSGHISGTQPLPFTELLVESNALPESPEATKKKIEQVYKNLDDTFDPTKPTIVMCGTGVSACIVKTALEYAGITDVKLYDGSWTEWVLRSPPDLLANNRD; this comes from the coding sequence ATGTCACTTTACAAATTGCTAAGTCCCAAAGCTTTTGTTGAACTATTGCAGAAGGAAACAGTCCGTCGAGTTATACCAGTCGACTCAACATGGTACTTGCCAAACTTGAAAAGGGACggtaaaaaagaatatttggaGGTTGAACGTATTCCGAATGCTGTATATTTCGATATAGATCGGATTAAAGATACAAATTCTCCCTACCCTCATATGGCACCAACCATAGAACAATTTAACAAAGGAATGAGCGAGCTGGGCATTACCAAAGACGACGTTTTAGTTGTTTATGATAGAATAGGAACTTTCAGCGCACCAAGGTGTGCATGGACGTTATCAATGTTCGGCCATAATCCAGTGTTTTTGCTGAACAACTTCAATCTATACAAGAAAGCTGGGTACCCTTTAGATACTGCAAAGAAGACTACCTACTCGGGTTATGAAACTACGAGTTATAAAGCGCATATCAATTTATGTTCAGAGAACGTTGTAAGCTATGAGACAATATTGGACCTAGTTCAAAAGGGTaacttgaagaagaaatacaACGTTTATGATGCTAGATCCCTGGGAAGATTTGAAGGTAGGGAACCAGAGCCAAGGCCAAATTTCCCATCAGGTCACATTTCCGGCACTCAGCCATTGCCATTCACTGAACTGCTGGTAGAAAGCAATGCCCTTCCGGAATCTCCTGAAgcaacaaaaaagaaaattgaacAGGTTTATAAAAACCTGGACGATACTTTTGACCCAACTAAACCTACTATTGTGATGTGTGGAACGGGTGTAAGTGCCTGTATAGTAAAGACTGCTCTTGAATATGCCGGTATCACAGATGTTAAGCTTTACGATGGCTCTTGGACCGAATGGGTGCTTAGATCACCCCCAGATCTTTTAGCAAACAATAGAGACTAG
- the ATG29 gene encoding Atg29p (similar to Saccharomyces cerevisiae ATG29 (YPL166W); ancestral locus Anc_8.693), which translates to MNNKNTLVYVKVHGKRPDQFKDPIPFVWTRDKEKQLWQTISKLDNYQDQIDWDELSRNLEAPQYFLKKRSYKLSANHLKLLEQHIEARMKKNYHEEQEANKQQPDLTIKHSLSGNKESFRRQAYTEVDTEETTLRAFQKMQASKLLNRRKIYGGADKNGKNVGSNNDSDSDASSSLSISDSALEEALMDRLHL; encoded by the coding sequence ATGAATAACAAGAATACTCTAGTATATGTAAAAGTGCATGGCAAGAGACCTGATCAATTCAAGGACCCAATCCCGTTTGTATGGACCAGAGACAAAGAGAAACAACTATGGCAAACTATATCTAAACTAGATAACTATCAAGATCAGATTGATTGGGACGAACTTTCCAGAAATCTGGAAGCCCCCcagtattttttgaagaagagaagcTATAAATTATCTGCCAACCACTTGAAGCTGCTGGAACAACATATCGAAGCtagaatgaaaaagaattacCATGAGGAGCAAGAAGCGAACAAACAACAACCTGATCTAACAATAAAGCATTCATTGTCTGGAAATAAGGAATCGTTTAGAAGACAAGCATATACGGAAGTTGATACAGAAGAAACAACTCTTAGGGcgtttcaaaaaatgcaagCATCTAAACTTTTGAATAGGCGCAAAATCTACGGTGGAGCAGATAAGAATGGTAAAAACGTTGGCTCCAATAATGATTCTGACAGCGATGCATCTTCAAGCTTAAGCATTAGCGATTCAGCATTGGAAGAAGCTCTGATGGACAGATTGCATCTTTGA
- the REV3 gene encoding DNA-directed DNA polymerase (similar to Saccharomyces cerevisiae REV3 (YPL167C); ancestral locus Anc_8.694), which yields MSDDETMDQALHSTLNPEHIHLQLNAYDYYMTKPGTLDTRHGNSLPLNEYLKVPVIRLYGSLSSGHQVLCHVHGVFPYFFLGYDGKETDKGSTVNQKCAQLHLQLESWCWQKADQKRKKRDVKNNGKRHSNGLTYISNVSVIKGVPFYGYHVGWSLFYKVSLLEVGFANKLADGIRDGSIFGRQVNCYESQLPYLLQFTTDFNLFCCSLVELEKCFFRTPLLNTALEMDKLLYTDELEKFITKFCDLKNNVLSDKDYPRIGNGLIEIDVLPQFIRNIDDSQSKQLHHEFIELLEDTSKLLCKPYVNSTKTIMRDLELQRRLLSLSTYTAAPSIDRVTSANVWQSTKQYASDFQDAMRRSGTRNSKLPDIESFISNDESFENIKSPTQSLNELWPITPNINVLEPLSNEPHDLIDTVEHRYSVTDLSDDEDNKDENSDLSDDNFEINSENQGKTSKEMEGHVSKRVPTDMSMTQSMAKRIKSQSISTMNAADQKDYTKHSRRGIKYGKNSFIYKSTSLNYETITKDLEMQGYPKIEYLGPYFGNPVDLRERPYVYAGKRFEITSNHLFSRISVPFEDENLVMDARAKETVFSSWKYLTKAPSYMEVKKNSNHQASKICPLSHVKSAASKLDSYFKTNTEEKEKKKKSSAVSAKNALTHLSLEIHAQTKGSKLPDPQRDRVEMICWCLEKETFSFDLGISYEGIMVVKNSDINQQFERKIQQAAGRTPIAFYEDEFDMFDALIDLVLILDPDILSGFELHNASWGYILERSRKVHHFEVAEELSRVNHNVKKVVNDFWGYSHASGIMVPGRHMINVWRALRSELNLTQYTIENISYKVLQERLPHFSFQDLSSMWRGHESVSKIRTVINYWLTRCRLNIALLQKQEYIPRVTEQARLTGIDFYSVYYRGSQYKIESILSRICKSENFLMLAPSRKQVQKQKALECVPLVMEPESAFYKSPLVVLDFQSLYPSIMIAYNYCYSTMIGRIRELRTNDNEIGVTKISLRRNLLTLLEKHIKIAPNGVAFVDQSVRKSTLAKMLEDILDTRFMVKKTMSDMGDRNASLKRILNSRQLALKLIANVTYGYASASFSGRMPCSDLADTIVQTGREILEKAIDLIEANLNWGARVVYGDTDSLFVYLPGKTREEAFIIGQEMAKEVTKCNPAPICLNFEKVYHPCLLLSKKRYVGFKYETADKMRPTFDAKGIETVRRDGHPAQQKVTENCLRILFETKDLSQVKQYVQNEFRKMHQGRILVQDFCFAKEVKLGSYKSEATAPPGAVVATRQTEHDHRAKPQYKERVPYVVVRGPQGARLRDRCLSLDEFFADESLELDSEYYITKTLVPPLERLFNVLGISIAEWAFEVPRHINTIRRLEISKVAGAVAFVTCTNCREENVGVDELLCEKCLHNSKETAARLTLKNIAKEADYKNISTVCRTCCYRYSHDANEVTMEISSLCNSYDCPVFYNRQKLKTYLNCKTFLNIKNALDKINKW from the coding sequence atgtctgatgatgaaactATGGATCAGGCACTGCATTCAACTCTCAATCCAGAGCACATACATTTGCAGTTGAACGCTTATGACTACTACATGACCAAACCTGGCACTCTCGACACAAGGCATGGCAATAGCCTACCACTGAACGAATACTTGAAGGTACCGGTTATTAGACTTTACGGCAGTTTATCATCAGGCCACCAAGTCCTGTGTCATGTACATGGAGTATTCCCGTACTTTTTTTTAGGATATGATGGTAAAGAAACAGATAAGGGAAGTACTGTAAATCAAAAATGTGCTCAGTTACATTTGCAACTGGAGAGTTGGTGCTGGCAGAAAGCTGAccagaagagaaagaaaagggACGTTAAAAATAACGGTAAGAGGCACTCAAATGGTCTTACGTATATTTCTAATGTTTCAGTGATCAAAGGAGTACCTTTTTATGGCTATCATGTTGGATGGTCATTATTTTATAAGGTATCTTTATTAGAGGTCGGGTTTGCGAATAAGTTGGCTGATGGCATACGTGATGGTTCAATATTTGGCAGACAAGTAAACTGCTATGAATCGCAACTACCGTACTTGTTACAATTTACTACcgatttcaatttattcTGTTGTTCTTTGGTGgagcttgaaaaatgttttttcaGAACTCCTCTTCTTAATACTGCTCTTGAAATGGACAAACTGTTGTATACTGATGAActggaaaaatttatcactAAATTTTgtgatttgaagaataaTGTTCTATCTGACAAAGATTACCCGAGAATTGGGAATGGAttgattgaaattgatgttCTCCCGCAATTTATAAGAAATATTGATGATTCTCAGTCTAAACAATTACATCATGAATTTATCGAACTATTGGAAGACACCTCTAAATTACTTTGCAAGCCTTACGTTAATTCGACTAAAACGATAATGAGAGATTTAGAGCTACAGCGAAGACTGCTTTCGCTAAGTACTTACACTGCTGCACCCTCAATAGATCGAGTTACCAGTGCTAATGTATGGCAATCTACAAAGCAATACGCAAGTGATTTTCAAGATGCTATGCGAAGATCAGGCACGAGGAACTCAAAACTACCTGATATAGAAAGTTTTATCAGCAATGACGAatcctttgaaaacatAAAAAGTCCAACACAATCTTTGAATGAACTATGGCCAATAACTCCAAATATCAATGTTCTTGAGCCTTTAAGTAATGAACCGCATGATTTGATTGATACAGTAGAGCATAGGTACAGTGTTACAGACCTcagtgatgatgaggacAACAAAGACGAAAATTCAGATCTGAGTGATGACAACTTTGAGATAAATTctgaaaatcaaggaaaaacatcaaaagaaatggaaggtCATGTAAGCAAAAGAGTTCCAACGGATATGTCAATGACGCAGTCAATGGCAAAGAGGATAAAATCGCAATCAATCTCTACAATGAACGCTGCGGACCAAAAAGACTATACGAAACACTCAAGGAGAGGTATAAAGTATGGGAAGAACTCTTTCATTTATAAATCTACTTCTCTGAACTACGAAACTATTACGAAAGATTTAGAAATGCAGGGCTACCCAAAGATTGAGTATCTAGGACCATATTTTGGAAATCCTGTAGATTTAAGAGAGCGACCGTACGTTTACGCTggaaaaagatttgaaataaCATCTAATCATTTGTTTAGCAGAATATCTGtaccttttgaagatgagaatCTCGTCATGGACGCAAGAGCGAAAGAAACAGTTTTTTCGTCATGGAAGTATTTAACGAAAGCACCTTCGTACatggaagtgaaaaaaaactcaaaCCATCAAGCGAGTAAAATTTGTCCTCTTTCCCACGTCAAGAGTGCTGCGTCCAAGCTTgattcatatttcaaaactaATACCGaggagaaagagaagaagaaaaaaagcagTGCAGTTTCAGCGAAGAATGCTCTTACTCATTTAAGTTTGGAAATTCATGCACAAACCAAAGGATCGAAATTACCTGACCCGCAGAGAGACAGAGTCGAAATGATATGTTGGTGTTTAGAGAAGGAAACGTTTTCTTTTGACCTTGGTATTTCTTATGAAGGCATAATGGTTGTTAAGAATTCCGATATCAATCAGCAGTTTGAGagaaaaattcagcaaGCTGCCGGAAGAACGCCTATTGCCTTCtatgaagatgaatttgacATGTTTGATGCTCTAATTGACCTCGTTTTGATTCTCGACCCTGACATTCTTTCTGGCTTCGAACTTCACAATGCTTCTTGGGGCTACATTCTAGAAAGGTCCCGAAAAGTTCACCATTTTGAGGTTGCAGAGGAATTATCAAGAGTCAATCACAATGTCAAAAAAGTAGTAAACGATTTTTGGGGTTACTCGCATGCCTCTGGGATCATGGTGCCGGGGAGGCACATGATTAATGTCTGGAGGGCTTTAAGATCTGAGCTTAATTTAACGCAGTATACCATAGAAAATATAAGCTACAAGGTATTGCAGGAAAGACTTCCTCATTTCTCCTTCCAGGACCTTTCCAGTATGTGGAGAGGCCACGAAAGTGTATCGAAAATCAGGACCGTCATCAACTACTGGCTTACTCGTTGTCGTCTTAATATAGCTCTGCttcagaaacaagaatATATTCCAAGAGTAACAGAGCAAGCGAGATTGACAGGAATAGATTTTTACTCGGTTTATTACAGAGGATCACAGTACAAGATAGAATCGATATTAAGCAGAATCTGCAAATCCGAAAATTTTCTTATGTTAGCTCCAAGCCGAAAGCAGGTACAAAAGCAGAAGGCGCTCGAATGCGTACCGTTGGTAATGGAGCCAGAATCGGCCTTTTACAAGAGTCCTTTGGTGGTTTTAGACTTTCAGTCATTATATCCTTCCATTATGATAGCGTATAATTACTGTTATTCAACTATGATTGGAAGAATTCGTGAGCTGCGTACGAATGACAATGAAATTGGTGTAACTAAAATCTCTTTGAGAAGGAATCTACTCACACTATTGGAAAAGCATATCAAAATTGCTCCAAATGGCGTTGCTTTTGTAGATCAATCAGTTCGTAAGTCAACTTTGGCAAAAATGCTAGAAGATATACTCGATACGAGGTTTATGgtcaagaaaacaatgtcTGATATGGGTGATCGCAATGCTTCACTGAAAAGAATACTTAACAGTAGACAATTAGCTCTGAAGTTAATAGCCAATGTGACTTATGGTTATGCAtctgcttctttttctggGAGGATGCCTTGTTCAGACTTGGCAGACACTATTGTTCAAACTGGAAGAGAAATATTGGAAAAAGCTATTGACCTCATTGAAGCAAATTTAAACTGGGGTGCTAGAGTTGTTTATGGGGATACCGACAGTTTGTTTGTTTACCTTCCCGGAAAAACCAGAGAGGAGGCGTTCATTATTGGACAAGAAATGGCAAAAGAAGTAACGAAGTGCAATCCTGCGCCCATTTGTCTAAATTTTGAGAAGGTCTATCATCCTTGTTTGTTACTcagcaagaaaagataCGTTGGCTTCAAGTATGAAACAGCCGATAAAATGCGTCCTACTTTTGACGCTAAAGGTATTGAAACGGTAAGGAGAGATGGCCATCCAGCTCAGCAAAAGGTTACGGAGAATTGTCTCCGAATACTTTTCGAAACGAAAGATCTATCCCAAGTAAAACAATATGTTCAGAATGAATTCAGAAAAATGCATCAGGGACGTATACTGGTCCAGgatttttgttttgctAAGGAAGTCAAATTGGGATCGTATAAAAGTGAAGCGACAGCTCCCCCGGGTGCTGTTGTAGCAACTCGTCAAACTGAACATGATCACCGTGCAAAACCGCAGTATAAGGAGAGAGTTCCATATGTTGTGGTTAGAGGTCCACAGGGGGCTCGTCTTCGAGATCGCTGTCTCTCGCTAGATGAATTTTTCGCTGATGAGTCTTTAGAGCTCGACTCCGAATACTATATTACGAAGACGTTGGTTCCACCACTAGAAAGACTATTTAACGTCCTCGGTATCAGTATTGCCGAATGGGCCTTCGAAGTTCCAAGACATATTAATACTATAAGGAGGCTCGAAATAAGTAAAGTTGCAGGTGCTGTCGCATTTGTTACCTGTACAAACTgtagagaagaaaatgttgGTGTTGATGAACTGCTATGTGAGAAATGCCTTcataattcaaaagaaacagCTGCCCGTCTTACGCTTAAGAATATCGCAAAGGAAGCAGattacaaaaatatatctaCAGTCTGTAGAACTTGCTGTTACAGATATTCCCACGATGCCAATGAGGTGACGATGGAGATTTCCAGTTTGTGTAACTCGTACGATTGCCCTGTGTTTTATAATAGGCAGAAACTCAAGACATATCTGAATTGCAAGACATTTctaaacataaaaaatgCACTAGACAAGATCAATAAATGGTAA
- the TMA16 gene encoding Tma16p (similar to Saccharomyces cerevisiae TMA16 (YOR252W); ancestral locus Anc_8.695), with the protein MPVSKSLAKVQKNLKSGGKKPTIHPKGRKFQQLARASLRENKIAAKKKAHNERRSQELARIKFIQDVINIDSLKEKPTFTHEESAVFIQQFISRDDEELDSLRSKRKENRPPAKKQLLLQQKKDSEMQEFENGFLCPDLTDEKNVKFLRKWNNSFGALSTLKLVRINRSGEQVIGGNTNLSPTNGDVDME; encoded by the coding sequence ATGCCTGTATCGAAATCATTGGCAAAGGTCCAAAAGAACCTGAAAAGTGGAGGTAAAAAGCCAACTATTCACCCCAAAGGtagaaaatttcaacagttggCGAGGGCATCTCTTCGTGAAAATAAGATAGCAGCTAAGAAAAAAGCGCACAACGAACGTAGATCACAGGAGCTGGCACGcatcaaattcattcaaGATGTTATCAACATTGATTCATTAAAAGAGAAGCCCACTTTCACTCACGAAGAATCGGCAGTATTCATTCAGCAATTCATATCAagagatgatgaagaactGGATAGCTTGAGGAGCAAAAGGAAAGAGAACAGACCACCTGCGAAAAAACAATTGTTACTCCAACAGAAAAAGGACTCAGAGATGCAAGAGTTCGAAAACGGATTCCTCTGTCCTGATTTAACTGACGAGAAAAATGTTAAATTCTTGAGAAAATGGAATAATTCATTTGGAGCTTTGAGCACGTTGAAGCTTGTTAGAATTAACAGATCAGGCGAACAAGTAATAGGAGGTAACACCAACTTGTCACCCACAAACGGAGACGTTGACATGGAATAA